Proteins found in one Coleofasciculus chthonoplastes PCC 7420 genomic segment:
- a CDS encoding AAA-like domain-containing protein, which produces MSPKYQPPKRQRGVILSVQGWQRLKAAQRKSAFQDNGGKPYTLEQLSERTHLSPNTLIKVRRRIIPVDRKTLMSYFSAFDLTLNPNDYTKADSKLSDYEQVPLKSPVPLNSSFYIERLPIESLCHETLIKPGSSIQIVAPKQMGKTSLMTRILQQARAEGFYTILLNLQLAESSIVCDLNRFLQWFCAVVTRGLDLPHQVPTYWDDIYGGNANSTYYFETYLLPKLDNPLVLALDNADLLLNYPEIAQEFFRLLQSWGEKSSYGDRCSQMWQNLRLVIVNSTEIYAMSGVNSIEFTAELSIQLPELTGEQVQDLVIRHGFNWQPQQVKQLYQFLGGHPSLIQLTLNAIKTENISIDQFLATVTAEADIYREHLHQCLWHLHQDSGLMNALIQVVNSSTPVEFEPILTRRLQNLGLVQVDQGKVRLRCQLYHQYFRDRLKPLSLKFPPETRQASMVVIEGVNLTANLLAHPESTFNQLYKDLQLFVQLAQEFDGKIIKSIDQGMLIVFPSALQAVNFAQEIQLTLQSAVQRDSNSELCYRIGIHWEDVIFCYTGVSGPGVKIAHHLTAEAPPGGICISHSVYEAIANHLPQPPQPMGQWQFEDSEQPIVLYQLK; this is translated from the coding sequence ATGTCACCAAAATATCAGCCTCCCAAACGTCAACGGGGAGTTATTCTTTCCGTTCAAGGTTGGCAACGCCTAAAAGCCGCGCAGCGCAAGTCAGCCTTTCAAGATAATGGGGGAAAACCCTACACCCTGGAACAATTAAGCGAACGTACCCATTTAAGTCCAAACACCCTGATCAAGGTACGACGGCGGATCATACCTGTCGATCGCAAAACGTTGATGTCCTATTTCAGCGCCTTTGATCTGACGCTTAATCCTAATGATTATACCAAAGCAGACAGCAAATTATCTGATTATGAGCAAGTTCCACTCAAAAGTCCAGTACCTCTCAATTCTTCCTTTTATATCGAACGTCTACCCATTGAATCCCTGTGTCACGAAACTCTTATAAAACCAGGAAGTTCCATCCAAATTGTTGCCCCCAAGCAAATGGGTAAAACCTCTCTGATGACGCGAATCTTGCAGCAGGCTAGGGCGGAAGGCTTTTATACAATCCTTTTAAACCTGCAACTGGCAGAGTCTTCGATAGTCTGTGATTTAAATCGATTCCTGCAATGGTTCTGTGCGGTAGTGACACGGGGCTTAGATTTACCGCATCAAGTGCCAACCTATTGGGATGATATCTATGGCGGAAATGCTAACAGTACGTATTATTTTGAAACTTATCTCTTACCGAAACTTGATAATCCTTTGGTTTTAGCCTTAGACAACGCTGATCTACTGTTGAACTATCCAGAGATTGCTCAAGAATTTTTTAGGTTACTGCAAAGCTGGGGTGAAAAATCTAGCTATGGGGATAGGTGTAGCCAGATGTGGCAAAACTTGCGCCTCGTGATTGTGAATTCAACTGAAATTTACGCCATGTCTGGGGTAAATTCCATTGAGTTTACAGCAGAATTATCGATTCAGTTACCTGAATTAACCGGGGAACAAGTCCAAGATTTAGTGATTCGCCATGGATTCAATTGGCAACCGCAACAGGTCAAGCAATTGTATCAGTTTTTAGGGGGTCATCCTTCTCTGATTCAGCTAACTTTAAATGCGATTAAAACAGAAAATATTTCCATTGATCAATTCTTAGCAACCGTTACCGCAGAAGCAGACATTTATCGGGAGCATTTGCACCAATGCTTATGGCATCTCCACCAGGATTCAGGACTAATGAATGCTTTGATTCAAGTGGTCAATTCATCAACGCCTGTAGAATTTGAGCCAATTCTTACCCGTCGCTTGCAGAATCTGGGACTGGTGCAGGTAGATCAAGGCAAGGTTAGGCTGCGGTGTCAATTGTATCACCAATATTTTCGCGATCGCCTAAAACCCCTAAGCTTAAAGTTCCCCCCCGAAACACGCCAAGCTAGCATGGTAGTGATTGAGGGCGTCAACTTAACCGCTAACCTGCTGGCTCATCCGGAATCGACGTTTAATCAACTTTATAAAGACCTGCAATTGTTTGTCCAGCTTGCTCAAGAATTTGACGGGAAAATTATCAAATCTATTGACCAAGGAATGTTAATTGTGTTTCCCAGTGCCCTACAGGCGGTTAACTTTGCCCAAGAGATTCAATTAACACTTCAATCCGCCGTTCAACGGGACTCAAATTCAGAACTCTGTTATCGGATTGGCATTCACTGGGAAGATGTTATTTTTTGTTACACGGGCGTGAGTGGACCCGGCGTCAAAATTGCCCACCATCTTACCGCAGAAGCCCCTCCTGGCGGTATTTGTATATCTCATAGCGTTTATGAGGCGATCGCGAACCATTTACCCCAGCCACCGCAACCGATGGGACAGTGGCAATTTGAGGACAGTGAACAACCAATTGTCCTTTACCAACTAAAATAA
- the psaK gene encoding photosystem I reaction center subunit PsaK, which yields MLNTTLFAAVQSFVPSTPSWTPTVGLVMIICNLVVLVAGYYAIQNPGVGPDLPLPKPAIFKRFGVTELLATASLGHLVGAGVILGLSNAGAL from the coding sequence ATGCTTAACACAACCTTATTCGCGGCGGTGCAATCGTTTGTACCCTCAACCCCTAGCTGGACTCCCACTGTGGGGCTAGTGATGATTATCTGCAACTTGGTGGTACTGGTTGCAGGGTACTACGCGATTCAAAATCCGGGTGTGGGACCGGATTTACCCCTGCCAAAACCCGCCATTTTCAAGCGTTTCGGTGTGACCGAACTGTTGGCAACGGCTAGCTTGGGACACCTGGTTGGCGCTGGTGTGATCTTGGGACTGAGTAACGCCGGGGCACTCTAA
- a CDS encoding phosphoribosylanthranilate isomerase, which translates to MRVKICGITKPEQGQAIAQKGATALGFVCVAASPRYVTPNQIGLILDSLTISMDTIGVFANASVEDICATVTQAKLNGIQLHGNESPEFCSQLRQFLPEIELIKALRVKTPEDLQVADRYVSCVDTLLLDAYHPQMLGGTGKTLDWEKLAEFNPPLPWFLAGGLTPENIGEALKRLHPNGIDLSSGVERSPGDKDLDKVALLFQQFRLC; encoded by the coding sequence ATGCGGGTTAAAATTTGTGGCATTACCAAACCAGAACAAGGACAAGCGATCGCGCAAAAGGGTGCAACCGCCCTGGGATTCGTATGTGTAGCAGCTTCCCCCCGGTACGTCACCCCCAATCAAATCGGATTGATCCTAGACTCATTGACGATATCGATGGATACTATCGGCGTATTTGCCAACGCTTCCGTTGAAGACATCTGCGCCACGGTTACCCAAGCCAAATTGAACGGCATTCAACTTCATGGAAATGAATCCCCCGAATTTTGCAGCCAATTGCGGCAATTTCTGCCTGAGATTGAATTGATCAAAGCCTTGAGGGTGAAAACGCCGGAAGATTTACAGGTAGCCGATCGCTATGTCAGTTGTGTCGATACCTTGTTACTCGATGCTTATCATCCCCAAATGCTAGGGGGTACGGGTAAGACACTCGACTGGGAAAAGCTAGCTGAATTTAATCCCCCTTTGCCGTGGTTTCTGGCTGGCGGCTTAACCCCAGAGAACATTGGCGAAGCGTTGAAACGATTGCACCCCAATGGGATTGATCTATCCAGTGGCGTTGAGCGATCGCCGGGGGATAAAGATTTGGATAAAGTGGCTTTACTATTCCAACAGTTCAGATTATGCTAA
- a CDS encoding winged helix-turn-helix transcriptional regulator: MATKRAESERANCPVERTLEVIGGRWKVLILRELFAEVKRFGQLHRALHGITQKMLTQQLRELEADGIVHREVYLQVPPKVEYSLTPLGESLQPILEAMHEWGIKHLDWDDQK, encoded by the coding sequence ATGGCAACCAAACGCGCCGAGAGTGAACGCGCCAATTGTCCGGTAGAACGTACATTAGAGGTTATTGGCGGTCGATGGAAAGTCTTAATTCTGCGGGAATTATTTGCAGAGGTGAAGCGTTTTGGTCAGTTACATCGGGCTTTACATGGTATTACCCAGAAAATGCTAACTCAACAGTTACGAGAACTGGAAGCGGATGGTATTGTTCATCGGGAGGTTTATCTGCAAGTTCCGCCAAAGGTTGAGTATTCTTTAACACCATTAGGTGAGAGTCTTCAACCGATTCTTGAAGCGATGCATGAATGGGGGATAAAACATTTGGATTGGGATGATCAAAAATAA
- a CDS encoding site-2 protease family protein: MQSNWRIGSLFGIPFFIDPSWFFILALVTLLKAGNFDPSFQSISAWSLGLVMALLLFASVLLHELGHSLVARSQGIKVNSITLFIFGGVASIDRESQTPGDAFQVAIAGPGVSLCLFGLFYGLTQVLPTDNLGYVVAADLARINLVLTLFNLIPGLPLDGGQVLKAAIWKLTGNRLQGVRWAAQGGKVIGSLAIAVSVGLTLLTGVWTILWLALIGSFVYRNANAYDRLTILQEALLQLQASDAMTRDFRVLDATMSLRSFADEYILADIQTNKPYYAASEGRYRGLVKIQDLQTIERSRWEMESLESLVHPLSEIATVEEKTPLIDVINTLETCQLKHLTVLSPAGAIAGVIDRGDIVQAVAGRLNLPISQEQIQQIKAEGSYPSWLKLSAIAKATTS; this comes from the coding sequence ATACAGTCAAATTGGCGAATTGGCTCATTATTCGGAATACCTTTCTTTATTGACCCGTCGTGGTTTTTTATCTTAGCCTTGGTGACCTTACTCAAGGCGGGGAATTTCGATCCGAGTTTTCAGTCAATTTCCGCCTGGAGTCTGGGGTTGGTGATGGCGCTATTATTGTTTGCTTCGGTGTTATTGCATGAACTAGGGCATAGTTTAGTGGCGCGATCGCAGGGAATTAAAGTCAATTCGATTACTCTGTTTATCTTTGGCGGCGTGGCGTCGATTGACCGTGAATCTCAGACTCCCGGTGATGCGTTCCAAGTCGCGATCGCAGGTCCTGGGGTTAGCCTCTGCCTGTTTGGTCTATTCTATGGGTTAACTCAGGTACTGCCTACGGACAATCTGGGATATGTGGTGGCGGCGGATCTGGCACGGATTAATCTTGTATTAACCCTGTTTAATTTAATCCCTGGATTACCCCTCGATGGTGGACAAGTTCTCAAAGCGGCAATCTGGAAGCTGACGGGGAATCGCTTGCAAGGGGTACGTTGGGCAGCACAGGGGGGTAAAGTGATTGGCTCTTTAGCGATCGCGGTATCCGTAGGACTGACTTTGTTAACTGGAGTATGGACAATCCTGTGGTTGGCGTTGATCGGCTCTTTTGTGTATCGCAATGCCAATGCTTATGATCGCCTGACCATCTTACAAGAAGCCTTACTTCAGCTTCAAGCTTCCGACGCCATGACCCGCGATTTTCGTGTCCTGGATGCCACCATGAGCTTACGGTCTTTTGCGGATGAGTACATTCTGGCAGATATTCAGACGAATAAGCCGTATTATGCCGCGTCGGAGGGACGTTATCGCGGTTTAGTTAAGATTCAAGATTTACAAACAATCGAACGCAGTCGCTGGGAAATGGAGTCCCTGGAGAGTCTGGTTCACCCGTTATCGGAAATTGCCACAGTTGAGGAGAAAACTCCGTTAATAGACGTAATTAATACTCTGGAAACTTGTCAGCTAAAGCATCTAACCGTACTTTCTCCCGCAGGCGCGATCGCGGGGGTTATTGACCGAGGCGATATTGTCCAGGCGGTAGCAGGGCGTCTCAATTTACCGATTTCCCAGGAGCAAATCCAGCAGATTAAGGCAGAGGGGAGTTATCCATCCTGGTTAAAGTTGTCTGCGATCGCTAAAGCTACAACGTCCTAG
- a CDS encoding DUF4388 domain-containing protein: MILHCIIWGVRANCKKQVDRANALVITMMGIIGTLSDVSLPEIFQLIEKGKRTGLLTVRALPPATGTYYLWVKQGHIIAAANRQDGQGLISLISKCKLVSDRVLSKLVQWCCPVNQPLGVCLKQQGVLTRLNLEQLFQIQLLQQLSVLFQLQDGSFRFDSLAVIPTQEMTGLSIPATEATLMGLRVLAHWDNLAAKLPDPNQNLLRKIAGYPSYRLDTLEWQIWQYSKDAVSLHTIAQNLKFPVEQVQHIAFRLISMGLAEAIP; the protein is encoded by the coding sequence GTGATCTTGCATTGTATTATTTGGGGAGTAAGGGCAAACTGCAAGAAACAAGTTGATAGGGCAAATGCCTTAGTGATTACAATGATGGGCATTATCGGTACTTTAAGCGACGTATCATTACCAGAGATTTTTCAGTTAATTGAAAAGGGCAAAAGAACGGGACTGTTGACAGTTCGTGCTTTGCCGCCAGCTACCGGAACTTACTACTTATGGGTAAAACAAGGTCACATTATCGCGGCGGCGAATCGCCAAGATGGACAAGGTTTAATCTCATTGATTAGCAAATGTAAATTAGTGAGCGATCGCGTGTTATCAAAACTGGTTCAATGGTGTTGTCCAGTCAATCAGCCATTAGGCGTCTGTTTAAAACAACAAGGTGTTTTAACTCGCTTAAACTTAGAACAACTGTTTCAAATTCAACTGTTGCAGCAATTGTCTGTGCTTTTTCAACTGCAAGATGGTTCTTTTCGATTTGATTCCCTGGCGGTAATTCCTACTCAAGAAATGACCGGGTTAAGTATTCCGGCGACAGAAGCCACCTTAATGGGATTGCGCGTTTTAGCCCATTGGGATAATTTGGCGGCTAAATTACCAGATCCAAATCAGAATTTACTCCGTAAAATTGCGGGTTATCCTTCCTATCGACTAGATACATTAGAATGGCAAATTTGGCAGTATAGTAAAGACGCTGTATCCCTTCATACCATTGCCCAAAATCTCAAGTTTCCGGTAGAACAGGTTCAACACATTGCCTTTAGGTTGATTAGCATGGGGTTAGCTGAAGCCATTCCTTAA
- a CDS encoding pirin family protein, producing MIKLRKSQERGHANHGWLDTYHTFSFANYYDANAMGFRTLRVINQDRVNPGAGFGTHGHRDMEIITYVLDGALEHKDSMGNGSVIYPGDVQRMSAGTGIRHSEFNHSQTEPVHLLQIWILPDKNGHHPSYEQHNFGIAKNPGQFHLIASGDGRENSLTIHQDVNVYAAVLTKRDRITHSFPPQRYGWLQVARGTITVNGLALESGDGAALSEETDVTIAATTDTEILLFDLA from the coding sequence ATGATTAAACTTCGCAAATCTCAAGAACGAGGACATGCTAATCATGGTTGGTTAGATACCTATCATACCTTTTCATTTGCTAACTATTACGATGCAAATGCGATGGGATTTCGTACCCTGCGGGTGATTAATCAGGATCGGGTTAATCCGGGTGCAGGATTTGGTACTCACGGACATCGGGACATGGAAATTATTACTTATGTTTTAGATGGAGCGCTAGAACATAAAGATAGTATGGGGAATGGTTCTGTGATTTATCCCGGTGATGTACAACGGATGAGTGCGGGAACAGGGATTCGTCATAGTGAATTTAATCATTCACAAACTGAACCCGTTCACTTATTACAGATTTGGATTTTGCCCGATAAAAATGGACATCATCCTAGCTATGAACAGCATAACTTTGGCATCGCCAAGAATCCCGGACAATTCCATTTAATTGCTTCAGGTGATGGCAGAGAAAACTCCCTGACGATTCATCAAGATGTAAACGTATATGCAGCCGTCTTGACAAAGCGCGATCGCATCACTCATTCTTTCCCACCTCAACGCTATGGCTGGCTACAGGTAGCGCGAGGTACGATTACGGTGAACGGGTTAGCCTTAGAGTCAGGTGATGGTGCAGCTTTGAGTGAGGAAACGGATGTGACAATAGCGGCGACAACCGATACTGAAATTTTACTCTTCGATTTAGCATAA
- the map gene encoding type I methionyl aminopeptidase — MAPERIVLLSSREIEKMRQAGRLAAKLLDHLEPMIQPGVSTLELNDEAERWTQEHGAKSAPLGYHDFPKSICTSINEVVCHGIPNAKQILQDGDIINIDVTPIVDGFHGDTSRTFFVGTPSPTAKKLVEVTYECMMRGIAAVKPGNRIGDIGAAIQEYAEANGFSVVRDFVGHGVNRIFHTAPQVPHYGTRGKGKRLRSGMVFTIEPMINEGTWEVEILADKWTALTKDRKLSAQFEHTIAVTSDGVEILTLPEPMTTMKSA; from the coding sequence ATGGCACCAGAAAGAATCGTTCTCCTATCGAGCCGAGAAATCGAGAAAATGCGTCAAGCTGGACGTTTAGCCGCCAAGCTCCTGGATCACCTTGAACCCATGATTCAGCCAGGAGTCAGTACCTTGGAACTCAATGATGAAGCCGAGCGCTGGACTCAGGAACATGGAGCAAAAAGCGCTCCCCTCGGTTATCATGACTTTCCTAAGTCAATTTGTACCAGTATTAATGAAGTCGTCTGTCACGGTATCCCCAATGCTAAACAAATTCTGCAAGATGGGGACATTATCAATATTGATGTAACCCCGATTGTGGATGGATTTCATGGGGATACGTCTCGAACCTTCTTTGTCGGTACACCTTCACCCACCGCCAAAAAACTGGTTGAAGTCACCTACGAATGTATGATGCGGGGAATCGCCGCCGTGAAACCCGGAAACCGCATTGGTGATATTGGGGCGGCTATTCAGGAATACGCGGAAGCTAATGGTTTTTCTGTGGTGCGGGATTTTGTCGGACACGGAGTTAATCGAATCTTTCATACGGCTCCCCAGGTGCCTCACTATGGTACTCGCGGTAAAGGAAAGCGTCTGCGTTCCGGGATGGTGTTCACCATTGAACCTATGATTAATGAAGGGACGTGGGAAGTGGAAATTCTGGCTGATAAATGGACAGCGCTGACAAAGGATCGTAAGCTTTCGGCTCAGTTTGAGCATACTATAGCAGTTACGTCAGATGGGGTAGAGATTCTAACCTTACCCGAACCGATGACAACGATGAAATCGGCGTGA
- a CDS encoding YraN family protein, whose product MTNAKGQLGEQLVATWLQAQGWTILHHRWHCRWGEIDLIAYRDGEVKENPVSNRDINPQFHLPTPLPANAESPILGFVEVKTRSRGNWDADGQLAITSSKQAKIWRTAELFLAENPDLSDLPCRFDVALVRYHRICKNSRPVNTRNVLPTSAPQFGEPFILEGYELILQDYIESAFF is encoded by the coding sequence ATGACAAATGCAAAAGGACAACTAGGAGAACAGCTCGTTGCCACCTGGTTACAAGCCCAAGGTTGGACTATTTTACATCACCGATGGCACTGTCGCTGGGGAGAAATCGACCTGATTGCCTATCGGGATGGAGAGGTAAAGGAAAATCCCGTCTCCAATCGGGATATAAACCCCCAATTTCATCTCCCTACCCCCTTGCCAGCCAACGCGGAGTCACCTATCTTAGGCTTTGTCGAGGTGAAAACTCGCAGTCGAGGGAATTGGGATGCCGATGGTCAATTGGCGATTACATCCTCTAAGCAAGCCAAAATTTGGCGAACAGCCGAACTATTTTTAGCAGAAAATCCCGATTTAAGTGATCTTCCTTGTCGGTTTGATGTCGCCCTTGTTCGCTACCACCGTATCTGTAAAAACTCACGCCCTGTTAATACTAGGAATGTATTGCCGACTTCAGCCCCTCAATTTGGTGAACCATTCATTCTTGAAGGATATGAGCTTATTTTACAAGACTATATCGAATCCGCTTTCTTTTGA
- a CDS encoding RRXRR domain-containing protein gives MIRVPVLSPKGKPLMPAKASRVRRWLKSGKVKVIRNDLGVFQVQLVKEPSGEQTQDIAAGIDPGKLFTGMAVQSKSVTLFLAHLNLPFKTVTKRMQGRAMMRRGRRGRRINRKVPYDQRNHRECRFDNRKGHKIPPSIRANKQLALRVIQELSKIYPFTHVLVEVIKARGDKGFSPAMVGQYWQIEQLEQAGYTVHTQEGWHTSNLRKYLGLPKSKNKAEESPAAHAVDGICLAASRFIRYRQIKGRSGTFLGSITVTPCQFAVISRSPICRRQLHLMIPGKGGKRRHYGGTLTRHGLRKGDYVKAEKAGITYYGYVSGDTKTQVSVSDAKWKRIGRFTTKKVQLLQRNTGLVSTVGLSNLALSEVEGRGLTSIPLRPTSLRSESHEVKRWNGKR, from the coding sequence ATGATTCGTGTTCCAGTTTTATCACCAAAAGGGAAACCATTAATGCCAGCTAAAGCTAGCCGTGTTCGACGGTGGTTAAAGTCAGGCAAGGTCAAGGTTATACGCAATGACTTAGGTGTCTTTCAAGTCCAGTTAGTCAAGGAACCGTCAGGTGAACAGACCCAAGATATTGCAGCCGGAATTGACCCGGGAAAGCTGTTTACTGGGATGGCTGTCCAGTCAAAAAGTGTCACCCTATTCCTTGCCCATCTGAACCTACCATTTAAAACCGTAACCAAGCGGATGCAAGGGCGGGCGATGATGCGACGAGGACGGCGAGGGCGACGGATTAACCGGAAGGTTCCTTATGACCAACGCAACCACCGCGAGTGCCGATTCGATAACCGCAAAGGTCATAAAATACCTCCCAGCATTCGGGCGAATAAGCAGTTAGCACTACGGGTGATCCAGGAGTTATCAAAGATTTACCCGTTTACTCATGTCCTCGTGGAGGTGATTAAAGCTAGAGGTGACAAGGGTTTTAGTCCGGCAATGGTCGGGCAGTATTGGCAAATTGAGCAGTTAGAACAAGCAGGCTATACCGTCCACACCCAAGAGGGATGGCACACCTCAAACCTAAGAAAGTATCTAGGCTTACCCAAGTCTAAGAATAAAGCTGAGGAATCACCCGCCGCCCATGCCGTTGACGGCATCTGCCTAGCCGCCTCCCGGTTTATACGGTATCGCCAGATTAAAGGCAGAAGTGGTACCTTCCTAGGGTCTATTACGGTAACACCATGTCAGTTTGCAGTGATTAGTCGCTCTCCAATTTGCCGCCGTCAGCTACATTTAATGATTCCCGGCAAGGGAGGGAAACGGCGGCATTATGGTGGCACCCTCACCCGTCACGGGTTGAGGAAGGGCGATTATGTCAAAGCTGAAAAGGCGGGTATCACTTACTACGGTTACGTTTCCGGTGACACTAAAACTCAAGTCTCGGTCAGTGACGCTAAATGGAAACGAATAGGGAGGTTTACCACCAAAAAAGTCCAATTGTTGCAACGAAATACCGGACTGGTATCAACAGTTGGGTTGTCAAACCTTGCCCTGAGCGAAGTCGAAGGGCGTGGTTTGACCTCTATCCCCCTCCGACCTACTTCGTTGAGGTCGGAGTCCCACGAGGTAAAACGATGGAACGGGAAAAGATAA
- a CDS encoding pentapeptide repeat-containing protein, which produces MFRFILVGIASFLIFIASPFTLAMLHAAPALAVDYNKEYLVNSDFSDRVLTDASFNQADLRESNFSHAELQGVSFFGANLKLANFEGANLSYSTLDKARLNGANLKNAVLEGAYAFNAQFDGATIEGADFTDAFLDPKAEEKLCQMATGTNPTTGRQTRDTLFCF; this is translated from the coding sequence ATGTTCAGATTCATTTTAGTTGGAATAGCTAGCTTCTTAATTTTTATCGCTAGCCCTTTTACCCTAGCGATGCTTCACGCTGCCCCGGCTTTGGCTGTGGATTATAACAAAGAATATTTGGTTAATTCAGATTTTTCCGATCGCGTGCTGACTGATGCCAGTTTTAACCAGGCTGATTTGCGAGAAAGTAATTTTAGCCATGCGGAGTTGCAGGGGGTTAGTTTTTTTGGGGCAAATCTGAAATTGGCGAATTTTGAGGGAGCAAACCTCAGCTACTCAACGTTAGATAAAGCGCGTTTGAATGGTGCTAATTTGAAAAATGCTGTGCTTGAAGGAGCCTATGCTTTCAATGCTCAGTTTGATGGTGCGACAATTGAAGGGGCTGATTTTACCGATGCTTTTCTTGATCCCAAAGCTGAAGAAAAATTGTGTCAAATGGCTACAGGTACAAACCCCACCACAGGTCGCCAAACTCGCGATACTTTATTCTGTTTTTAA